In Cryptomeria japonica chromosome 10, Sugi_1.0, whole genome shotgun sequence, a genomic segment contains:
- the LOC131859663 gene encoding filament-like plant protein: protein MEHKNWPRRKKLEEKVLDVEEKPAIAIAKAPLNQEPVSGWDQAEMERLRDENAVLFASLQDLSESNRRAQLELRSMRNKLQASDKDKSRLQYELHLLNKQLQIRSQEKELSASHGDVEEDQCELFRGLTGKKSFNSNCRSVWTKGSVGSPDQDDNEDDISCAESWASALLSELDHFKPKQSQDLSVVSEILEVIQPLALHLQVDTARLVQAKEKVASLQDQALLHFLQELSSLLTSILSPGNALSSDPTPQRKLQLEIDKLRGQIEDLNKELQSQINQRQHLSALNDKLDKDLEAYRREKDACNINRCEKVTEDNKKLAEWRGAIEDLGKQVYEEKERCPWAEEEKKATLPCRVPLFRRLFFCASQS from the exons ATGGAACATAAAAACTGGCCTCGGAGGAAAAAGTTGGAGGAGAAG GTATTGGACGTGGAGGAGAAACCGGCAATCGCAATAGCAAAAGCGCCACTGAATCAAGAGCCAGTTTCAG GATGGGATCAGGCAGAGATGGAGAGATTGCGAGATGAAAACGCGGTCCTTTTTGCGTCTCTGCAAGATTTGAGCGAATCAAACCGCAGAGCACAGCTTGAATTACGCTCCATGCGCAACAAGTTGCAGGCTTCCGACAAGGATAAGTCTCGTTTGCAATACGAACTCCATTTGCTGAACAAACAGCTTCAAATCCGAAGCCAAGAAAAAGAATTGAGTGCAAGTCATGGTGATGTTGAAGAAGATCAGTGTGAGTTGTTCCGAGGATTAACGGGGAAGAAAAGCTTTAACTCTAATTGTAGATCAGTGTGGACAAAGGGCAGTGTGGGAAGCCCTGATCAAGATGACAACGAGGACGATATAAGCTGTGCCGAGTCTTGGGCGTCGGCTCTGTTGTCGGAGCTGGATCATTTCAAACCTAAACAATCTCAAGATTTATCAGTTGTGAGTGAGATTCTTGAAGTCATCCAGCCCCTAGCTCTCCATTTACAAGTGGACACAGCACGGCTAGTACAAGCCAAAGAGAAGGTGGCCTCCCTTCAAGACCAAGCCCTCCTCCACTTCCTGCAAGAGCTCTCCTCCCTTCTCACCTCCATTCTTTCACCAGGAAATGCCCTTTCTTCGGATCCTACTCCTCAAAGGAAACTGCAACTGGAAATAGATAAACTGCGTGGCCAAATTGAAGATTTAAACAAGGAGCTTCAATCTCAGATAAATCAGCGTCAACATTTGTCCGCCCTCAACGACAAGCTTGACAAAGATCTTGAAGC aTATAGGAGGGAGAAGGATGCTTGTAACATAAATCGATGTGAAAAG GTGACAGAAGATAATAAGAAGTTGGCGGAATGGCGGGGAGCAATTGAAGATCTGGGAAAACAAGTGTACGAGGAGAAGGAAAGATGCCCCTGGGCAGAGGAAGAGAAAAAGGCAACATTGCCGTGCAGAGTTCCACTATTCCGCAGGCTCTTCTTCTGCGCCTCCCAATCATAA